One segment of Trichlorobacter ammonificans DNA contains the following:
- a CDS encoding molybdopterin-dependent oxidoreductase: MVTLTIDDKQVSVEKDATIYDAAKAAGVTIPILCHDKKLKPFGACRMCLVEVEQMKGRLIPACTTPVTEGMIVRCTTPAVEKARKLVLELLMLNHPLDCPVCDKGGDCELQNLAYDHKVNVNRLSDEKFHHEIDYNNPLIERDQNRCVLCGKCVRICDEIVSRGALTFMNRGIETKIGTEFDGPLNCEFCGSCISVCPVGALLARPFKFKARFWALKKKTSVCGYCGTGCSLTLGVKDNAVLTTIYDENQGFHNGQLCVRGRFGYQFISSTKRLTAPLVRKNGELVETSWDEALALVAERLKSAGTTAAALATPRMTNEELQLLKQLMTVQVGTPHIDHSAGYAHTALTEGLKKSFGVAAAPSTILDIQKSDLLLVVKSDVYETHPVVGFEINMGVKNRDVKLRILSDKRGKLGRLPKAETLLHTPGTEVVLLNALAKVLIDENLAASAQSVPGYAELVAGLAAFTPEQVASQCGIAADEIRKLARDYAAAEKALIIFPTGLAYAGHDAQLAHAAANLAILGGKLGSEGAGLLVLQEKNNSQGAVDVGFIPAAGGCDARSILDGCAAGSIKTLLLAGENPLVSYPDHAKVTAALEKVEFLVVADLFLTETAQQADVVLPVCSYAEKDGTFTATDRRLQKIQPAITPVGQSRPEFRVYGDLIRALGGQAAVAPAGAFAEIAAYSAMSYDAIPAEGAFVPVAVTPRLVVPTAGVKGIEAGKLALLAGAALYHCGTLSQYGEGPVAVCPEGYLEVSRQDAAASKLADDDEVTVTSATGSIKLKVKISLRMPAGVVFSPYHFSANPINRIWSGAAVTSVTISK, translated from the coding sequence ATGGTTACTCTGACGATAGACGATAAGCAGGTTTCGGTTGAGAAGGATGCCACGATCTATGATGCCGCCAAAGCAGCAGGCGTCACTATTCCGATCCTGTGTCACGACAAGAAGCTCAAGCCCTTTGGTGCCTGCAGGATGTGTCTGGTCGAAGTCGAGCAGATGAAGGGACGTCTGATTCCGGCCTGTACGACCCCGGTGACCGAGGGAATGATCGTCCGTTGCACCACGCCGGCTGTGGAGAAGGCCCGTAAGCTGGTATTGGAGCTGCTGATGCTCAACCACCCGTTGGACTGTCCGGTCTGCGACAAGGGTGGTGACTGCGAGCTCCAGAACCTTGCCTACGATCACAAGGTGAACGTCAATCGTCTGTCCGACGAGAAGTTCCACCACGAGATCGACTATAACAACCCCCTGATCGAGCGCGACCAGAACCGTTGCGTACTCTGCGGCAAGTGTGTACGGATTTGCGATGAGATTGTCTCTCGCGGTGCGTTGACCTTTATGAACCGTGGTATCGAAACCAAGATCGGTACCGAGTTCGACGGTCCCCTGAACTGCGAATTCTGCGGTTCCTGTATTTCCGTATGTCCCGTAGGGGCGCTGCTTGCCCGCCCCTTCAAGTTCAAGGCACGCTTCTGGGCACTGAAGAAGAAGACTTCGGTCTGCGGCTACTGCGGTACCGGTTGCAGCCTGACGCTCGGTGTCAAGGATAATGCCGTACTGACTACAATCTACGATGAGAACCAGGGATTCCACAATGGTCAGCTCTGTGTCCGTGGTCGCTTCGGCTACCAGTTCATCAGCTCGACCAAGCGACTGACGGCACCGCTGGTGCGTAAAAACGGCGAGCTGGTCGAGACCAGTTGGGATGAAGCTCTGGCATTGGTTGCCGAACGGCTGAAAAGTGCCGGCACTACCGCTGCTGCCCTTGCAACCCCACGAATGACCAACGAAGAGTTGCAACTGCTCAAACAACTGATGACCGTACAGGTGGGAACCCCCCACATCGACCATTCCGCAGGCTACGCGCACACGGCCTTGACGGAAGGGCTCAAAAAGAGCTTTGGCGTTGCAGCGGCTCCGTCAACCATTCTCGATATTCAGAAGAGTGACCTGCTGCTGGTGGTGAAGAGCGATGTGTATGAGACCCATCCGGTGGTCGGTTTTGAAATCAACATGGGTGTCAAAAATCGCGATGTCAAGCTGAGGATTCTTTCCGATAAACGGGGGAAACTGGGTAGACTGCCCAAGGCGGAAACCCTGCTGCATACTCCCGGTACGGAAGTCGTGCTGCTGAACGCCCTTGCCAAAGTACTGATCGATGAAAATCTCGCCGCTTCTGCCCAGTCGGTCCCCGGCTATGCCGAACTGGTCGCCGGGCTTGCCGCCTTCACTCCGGAGCAGGTCGCGTCGCAGTGCGGTATCGCCGCCGACGAAATCAGAAAGCTTGCCCGTGATTACGCGGCTGCGGAAAAGGCCCTGATCATCTTCCCGACCGGTCTAGCCTATGCTGGCCATGATGCGCAGCTGGCCCATGCCGCTGCCAACCTGGCAATCCTCGGTGGTAAGCTGGGATCCGAGGGGGCGGGGCTGCTGGTGTTGCAGGAGAAGAACAACAGCCAGGGGGCCGTCGATGTTGGCTTCATCCCGGCTGCAGGCGGCTGCGATGCGCGGAGCATTCTTGACGGCTGCGCTGCAGGCAGCATCAAGACACTGCTGCTTGCCGGCGAAAACCCGCTCGTCTCCTATCCTGACCATGCCAAAGTCACTGCCGCGCTGGAGAAGGTTGAGTTTCTGGTGGTTGCCGATCTGTTCCTGACCGAAACCGCCCAGCAGGCGGATGTGGTGTTGCCGGTCTGCTCCTATGCCGAGAAGGATGGCACCTTTACCGCCACCGACCGTCGTCTCCAGAAGATTCAGCCGGCCATCACGCCGGTAGGCCAGAGCCGTCCCGAGTTCCGCGTCTATGGAGACCTGATCAGGGCACTTGGCGGTCAGGCTGCTGTTGCTCCTGCCGGGGCCTTCGCGGAGATTGCTGCCTACTCTGCGATGTCGTACGACGCTATACCGGCAGAAGGTGCCTTTGTGCCGGTTGCTGTAACTCCCCGTCTGGTTGTGCCGACAGCCGGTGTCAAGGGGATCGAGGCAGGCAAGCTGGCTCTCCTGGCCGGTGCTGCGCTGTACCACTGCGGTACACTGTCCCAGTATGGCGAAGGGCCGGTTGCCGTCTGTCCGGAAGGCTATCTGGAGGTGTCCCGCCAGGATGCGGCCGCCAGCAAGCTGGCAGATGATGACGAAGTGACCGTGACCAGTGCCACGGGGAGTATCAAGCTGAAAGTAAAAATATCCCTGCGCATGCCGGCAGGGGTGGTATTCAGCCCCTATCATTTTAGCGCCAACCCGATCAACCGTATCTGGTCCGGTGCGGCTGTCACCAGCGTGACGATTTCGAAGTAA
- the nuoF gene encoding NADH-quinone oxidoreductase subunit NuoF — MAEAIKILICQGTGGISAGAKKVEAEFTRVLAEKGIAATVGKRCDIIKTGCRGLCANDVLVDIVDDKGCTTYDFVQPEEVAKLVEEHIVAGAPIEKRKAKPYYNQFVDAQMRVCMSGCGQIDAESLDAYLAEDGFKAIEKCVKTMKPAEVIEEVKKSGLRGRGGGGFPTGMKWSFCAASPGDHKYIICNADEGDPGAFMDRSILEGDPYCIIEGMMIAGYAIGAQFGYVYVRAEYPLAIDRLQKAIDTCYEKGYLGKNCMGLGFEYDMRIKKGAGAFVCGEETALMASIEGERGMPRPRPPFPAVKGLWGKPSNINNVETFANVRHIINKGADWYAAIGTDTTKGTKIFAVTGKVKHTGLVEVPAGMTVRSVIYDVCGGILNNRKFKAVQAGGPSGGCIPAEILDTPVDYDSLIKAGAMMGSGGLVVMDETTCMVDVSKFFLTFTRMESCGKCVPCRIGLKAMLDILVRITEGNGREGDIETLMDLGTTIKQASLCGLGQTAPNPVLSTLRYFRSEYEAHITDKRCPSNCCKELLLWQVVEEKCVKCGACKKVCPVDAIVWEKGQIAYLDKEKCTKCKSCYDACRFMAIE, encoded by the coding sequence ATGGCTGAAGCTATCAAGATTTTGATCTGCCAGGGAACGGGCGGTATTTCCGCCGGGGCCAAGAAGGTCGAAGCCGAATTCACCCGGGTTCTTGCGGAAAAGGGGATCGCTGCGACCGTCGGTAAGCGCTGCGACATCATCAAAACCGGTTGCCGCGGTCTTTGTGCCAACGACGTGCTGGTTGATATCGTGGATGACAAGGGGTGCACCACCTACGACTTCGTCCAACCGGAAGAGGTGGCCAAGCTGGTCGAAGAGCACATCGTTGCCGGTGCGCCGATCGAGAAACGCAAGGCCAAGCCCTATTACAACCAGTTCGTTGACGCCCAAATGCGTGTCTGTATGTCTGGATGCGGCCAGATTGATGCCGAATCCCTGGACGCGTACCTTGCGGAGGATGGCTTCAAAGCCATTGAGAAGTGCGTCAAAACCATGAAGCCGGCTGAGGTTATCGAAGAAGTCAAGAAGTCCGGCCTCCGTGGTCGGGGGGGCGGCGGTTTCCCTACCGGCATGAAGTGGTCATTCTGCGCCGCATCGCCCGGAGACCATAAATACATTATCTGTAACGCCGACGAAGGTGACCCCGGTGCCTTCATGGACCGCTCGATTCTGGAAGGCGACCCCTACTGCATCATCGAAGGGATGATGATCGCCGGCTACGCCATCGGCGCCCAGTTCGGTTACGTCTACGTCCGTGCAGAATACCCCTTGGCCATCGACCGTCTTCAGAAGGCCATCGACACCTGCTATGAAAAAGGCTACCTCGGCAAAAACTGCATGGGGCTCGGCTTCGAGTACGACATGCGGATTAAAAAGGGTGCCGGTGCTTTCGTCTGTGGTGAGGAGACCGCACTGATGGCCTCCATCGAAGGCGAGCGCGGTATGCCGCGGCCGCGGCCGCCGTTCCCGGCCGTCAAGGGACTCTGGGGCAAGCCCTCCAACATCAATAACGTCGAGACCTTTGCCAACGTCCGTCACATCATCAACAAGGGTGCCGACTGGTATGCCGCCATTGGTACGGATACGACCAAGGGGACCAAAATTTTCGCGGTTACCGGCAAGGTCAAGCACACCGGCTTGGTGGAAGTTCCGGCCGGCATGACGGTCCGTTCGGTTATTTACGATGTCTGCGGCGGTATTCTGAACAATCGCAAATTCAAGGCTGTTCAGGCTGGCGGTCCTTCGGGTGGCTGTATTCCCGCAGAGATTCTTGATACGCCCGTTGACTACGACTCCCTTATCAAGGCCGGTGCCATGATGGGTTCCGGCGGTCTGGTGGTTATGGATGAAACCACCTGTATGGTGGATGTCTCCAAGTTTTTCCTTACCTTCACCCGGATGGAATCCTGCGGCAAGTGTGTTCCCTGCCGAATCGGCCTGAAGGCGATGCTTGACATTCTGGTGCGGATCACCGAAGGCAACGGCCGCGAGGGAGATATCGAAACCCTGATGGACCTGGGGACCACCATCAAGCAGGCATCACTCTGTGGCCTCGGCCAGACGGCGCCGAACCCGGTTCTTTCCACGCTCCGTTACTTCCGTTCCGAGTACGAAGCGCACATCACCGACAAGCGTTGCCCGTCGAACTGTTGTAAGGAGCTGCTGCTGTGGCAGGTGGTTGAAGAGAAGTGTGTCAAGTGTGGCGCCTGCAAAAAGGTCTGCCCGGTTGATGCCATTGTCTGGGAGAAGGGGCAGATCGCGTACCTTGATAAGGAAAAATGCACCAAGTGCAAGTCCTGCTATGACGCCTGTCGCTTCATGGCGATTGAATAG
- the nuoH gene encoding NADH-quinone oxidoreductase subunit NuoH, whose translation MDNVILGLPLYYYIAMVAKVLVAFVFVLLTVAYATYAERKIIGHMQVRIGPNRVGPLGLLQPIADGLKLFFKEEIVPGQASKFAFLLAPLVALVPAFLTFAAVPFGNTIEVMGYKVPLQIAAYYDTDMGKVIDLNVGVLYVLAMASLGVYGIVLAGWASNSKYSLLGGLRASAQMVSYELAAGLAIIPVFMLVGSLSLQEIVKAQEGFKWFIWSNPMTFVAAFLFYLCSLAEINRTPFDLPEAETELVSGFCTEYSSMKYAMFFMAEYANMVTVCAITTTMFLGGWDGPFSSSIPLLSPLYFIAKVYFLMFLTMWIRATVPRYRYDQLMTLGWKVLLPTSLCLIVLTGLAGFLGFNTFFG comes from the coding sequence ATGGACAACGTGATTCTTGGACTGCCGTTGTACTACTACATCGCCATGGTGGCGAAGGTACTGGTCGCGTTCGTTTTTGTGTTGCTGACCGTCGCATACGCAACGTATGCCGAGCGTAAAATCATCGGCCACATGCAGGTGCGCATCGGACCCAACCGGGTTGGCCCGTTGGGGCTGCTGCAGCCGATCGCTGACGGTTTGAAGCTCTTTTTCAAAGAAGAGATCGTCCCCGGCCAGGCAAGCAAATTCGCCTTCCTGCTGGCTCCACTTGTGGCGCTGGTGCCGGCGTTTCTCACCTTCGCAGCTGTCCCGTTCGGCAATACCATCGAAGTCATGGGCTACAAGGTTCCCCTGCAGATTGCCGCCTACTATGACACCGATATGGGCAAGGTCATCGACCTGAACGTCGGTGTGCTCTATGTGCTGGCCATGGCCTCCTTGGGGGTATACGGTATCGTGCTGGCCGGCTGGGCATCCAACAGCAAGTATTCTCTGCTGGGGGGCCTGCGGGCATCCGCACAGATGGTGTCTTACGAGCTTGCAGCCGGTCTGGCAATCATTCCGGTCTTCATGCTGGTCGGTTCGCTGTCGCTGCAGGAAATCGTCAAGGCCCAGGAGGGATTCAAATGGTTCATCTGGAGCAACCCGATGACCTTTGTTGCTGCATTCCTCTTTTATCTGTGCTCGCTTGCCGAGATCAACCGGACGCCTTTTGACTTGCCCGAAGCGGAGACCGAACTGGTATCGGGTTTCTGTACCGAATATTCATCCATGAAGTATGCCATGTTCTTCATGGCAGAATATGCAAACATGGTAACGGTCTGTGCAATCACAACGACCATGTTCCTCGGTGGCTGGGACGGCCCCTTCAGCAGCTCAATCCCGCTGCTTTCCCCGCTGTATTTCATCGCCAAGGTCTACTTCCTGATGTTCCTGACCATGTGGATCCGTGCGACCGTGCCCCGCTACCGCTACGACCAGTTGATGACCCTTGGCTGGAAAGTGCTGCTTCCCACGTCGCTGTGCCTGATCGTACTGACCGGTCTTGCGGGATTCCTGGGTTTCAACACCTTTTTCGGATAA
- a CDS encoding NADH-quinone oxidoreductase subunit NuoE family protein, translating to MSEAVAVAQEAAEMEEPVIDLALAEQVIQKYKDIPGNLMPVLQGIQDVYGYVPKITVDYVAERLNVYPSQIYGVLTFYAQFHLKPRGKFIIRVCMGTACHVLGAERIRETFFERLGIGHAETSPDRRFTFELVACLGACGMAPLAMVNDETYGKMTVQKVDDIIKEYSSLPI from the coding sequence ATGAGTGAAGCGGTTGCAGTCGCACAGGAAGCAGCTGAAATGGAAGAGCCGGTCATCGATCTGGCGCTTGCTGAACAAGTTATTCAGAAATATAAGGATATTCCCGGCAACCTGATGCCGGTGCTGCAGGGGATTCAGGATGTGTACGGCTATGTGCCCAAGATTACGGTTGATTACGTTGCCGAGCGCCTGAACGTCTACCCCAGCCAGATTTACGGTGTTCTGACCTTCTATGCGCAGTTTCACCTGAAGCCGCGCGGCAAGTTCATCATCAGGGTCTGTATGGGTACAGCTTGTCACGTTCTGGGGGCGGAGCGTATCCGCGAAACCTTCTTTGAGCGTCTTGGCATCGGTCACGCCGAAACCTCGCCGGACCGTCGTTTTACCTTCGAGCTGGTCGCCTGTCTGGGGGCTTGCGGTATGGCGCCACTTGCCATGGTGAACGATGAAACCTACGGTAAGATGACGGTTCAGAAGGTTGATGACATCATCAAGGAATATTCTTCGCTCCCGATCTAG
- the nuoL gene encoding NADH-quinone oxidoreductase subunit L: protein MFENVWLIPLFPLIGFLINGLLGKKIKNETVIGGIATLAVFASFIVSCKTFLGLISLPENGRVVDVKLFTWITAGNFNADIAFLIDPLSCLMILIVTGIGSLIHLYSIGYMHGEEGFYRFFAYLNLFIFSMLLLVLGNNLLLMFVGWEGVGLCSYLLIGYYFKKKSAGDAGKKAFVMNRVGDFGFLLGIFGLFWYFGQNHNVWTIKFTELSQNAHLLPTGGVVTLITLCFFLGATGKSAQIPLYTWLPDAMEGPTPVSALIHAATMVTAGVYMIGRMSYVFVRAPETMVVIAVVGACTALFAATIGTAQNDIKRVLAYSTVSQLGYMVLAMGVGAFTAGVFHLMTHAFFKACLFLGSGAVIHSMHIALHHVHSHDDPQDMRNMGGLKKHMPLTFLTFLLATIAIAGIPGFSGFFSKDEILWMAFANPLHGGLNTFLWALGAIAAGLTAFYMFRLVFMTFFGECRIKAGAEKYLHESPAVIVIPLIVLAILSVIGGYIGVPKLIGDALGGIPNYLEHYLHPVFANANAYMAANAHAAHHHSHALEWGLMGTSVVIAVIGISLAAYLYVTNPTLPAKFTAAFPALHRAVFNKWYIDELYDFVFVNPCKALGRFLWKGFDVVVVDGLVNGVAHVVMSFGGVVRYLQTGQVYSYAWTMAFGVVVILGYYLFK, encoded by the coding sequence ATGTTTGAGAACGTGTGGCTGATTCCCCTGTTTCCCCTCATCGGATTTTTGATAAACGGTCTGCTGGGGAAGAAAATCAAGAATGAGACAGTAATCGGCGGTATTGCGACCTTGGCGGTGTTTGCCTCGTTTATCGTATCGTGCAAGACCTTCCTGGGGTTGATCTCGTTGCCGGAAAACGGCCGGGTTGTCGATGTCAAGCTCTTTACCTGGATCACAGCCGGGAACTTCAACGCTGACATTGCCTTCCTGATCGACCCGCTGTCATGCCTGATGATCCTGATCGTCACCGGTATCGGCTCCCTGATTCATCTCTACTCCATCGGCTACATGCACGGTGAGGAAGGATTCTACCGGTTCTTCGCCTACCTGAACCTGTTTATCTTCTCCATGCTGCTCTTGGTGCTGGGTAACAACCTGCTGCTCATGTTTGTTGGCTGGGAAGGGGTGGGTCTCTGCTCCTACCTGCTGATCGGCTACTACTTCAAAAAGAAGTCCGCTGGAGACGCTGGCAAGAAGGCGTTCGTCATGAACCGGGTCGGTGATTTCGGCTTCCTGTTGGGGATATTCGGGTTGTTCTGGTACTTCGGTCAGAATCATAACGTCTGGACCATCAAGTTTACCGAGCTGTCCCAGAATGCACACCTGCTGCCCACCGGCGGCGTGGTGACGCTGATCACGCTCTGTTTTTTCCTGGGCGCCACCGGTAAATCGGCTCAGATTCCCCTCTACACCTGGTTGCCCGACGCCATGGAAGGTCCGACGCCGGTTTCAGCCCTGATCCATGCCGCTACCATGGTTACCGCCGGTGTCTACATGATCGGCCGCATGAGCTACGTTTTTGTCCGCGCCCCCGAAACCATGGTTGTCATCGCAGTTGTCGGCGCCTGTACCGCATTGTTCGCAGCGACCATCGGCACGGCACAAAACGACATCAAGCGGGTGCTTGCCTATTCAACGGTTTCCCAGCTCGGCTACATGGTGCTGGCCATGGGTGTCGGCGCCTTTACCGCCGGTGTGTTCCATCTGATGACCCATGCGTTCTTCAAGGCCTGCCTGTTCCTCGGCTCCGGCGCCGTCATTCACTCCATGCATATTGCGCTGCACCATGTCCATTCTCACGACGATCCCCAGGATATGCGCAACATGGGAGGGCTGAAGAAGCATATGCCGCTGACCTTCCTGACCTTCCTGCTGGCAACCATCGCTATTGCCGGTATTCCCGGATTCTCCGGCTTCTTTTCCAAGGACGAGATTCTCTGGATGGCATTTGCCAACCCCCTGCACGGCGGACTGAACACGTTCCTCTGGGCGCTGGGAGCGATTGCAGCCGGCCTGACCGCCTTCTACATGTTCCGGCTGGTTTTCATGACCTTCTTTGGCGAGTGCCGTATCAAGGCAGGTGCGGAAAAATACCTGCATGAATCTCCGGCCGTCATCGTCATTCCCCTGATCGTTCTGGCGATCCTGTCGGTCATCGGCGGTTACATCGGTGTTCCCAAGCTGATCGGTGACGCTCTCGGCGGTATTCCCAACTATCTTGAGCACTATCTGCATCCGGTCTTTGCCAACGCCAACGCCTACATGGCAGCAAATGCCCATGCCGCTCATCACCACAGCCATGCGCTGGAGTGGGGGCTGATGGGAACCTCGGTGGTCATTGCCGTCATCGGTATCTCCCTTGCTGCCTATCTGTACGTGACGAACCCGACACTACCGGCCAAGTTTACCGCTGCCTTCCCGGCGCTGCACCGGGCGGTCTTCAACAAGTGGTATATCGACGAGCTCTATGACTTCGTGTTCGTCAACCCCTGCAAAGCGCTGGGCAGGTTCCTCTGGAAAGGGTTCGACGTTGTGGTGGTCGATGGTCTGGTGAACGGTGTTGCTCATGTCGTCATGTCCTTCGGTGGCGTCGTGCGCTACTTGCAGACCGGTCAGGTATACAGCTATGCATGGACCATGGCGTTTGGCGTGGTGGTCATCCTCGGCTACTACCTGTTCAAGTAA
- a CDS encoding NuoI/complex I 23 kDa subunit family protein: protein MPNPFTPIIQGMKITLSHLFKKPITLMYPEEKPKVAERFRGLHALKVSHDRAKCVACYLCPTVCPAKCIRVEAGEDANHDKFAAVYEIDMLRCIFCGYCVEACPVDALKMTGEFELANYRREDFVFSKERLLEKK, encoded by the coding sequence ATGCCGAATCCGTTTACACCCATCATACAAGGAATGAAGATCACCCTCTCGCATCTCTTCAAGAAGCCGATTACCCTGATGTATCCGGAAGAGAAGCCCAAGGTGGCGGAGCGTTTCCGCGGCCTGCACGCCCTCAAGGTTTCCCATGATCGCGCGAAATGCGTGGCCTGCTATCTTTGTCCCACGGTCTGCCCGGCCAAATGTATCCGGGTTGAAGCCGGTGAGGATGCGAACCACGACAAGTTTGCCGCAGTGTACGAGATCGACATGTTGCGCTGCATTTTCTGCGGGTACTGCGTAGAAGCCTGCCCGGTTGACGCGCTTAAAATGACCGGTGAGTTCGAGCTTGCCAACTATCGCAGGGAAGACTTTGTGTTCAGCAAGGAACGACTCTTAGAAAAGAAATAA
- a CDS encoding NADH-quinone oxidoreductase subunit M encodes MSNILSLMTFLPIAGVLLLLFIPKESKGVLRTVAFLTTVATFVVSLPVLTGFQTIADFQFVENVPWIAAGPFAMRYHVGIDGITIWLVILTTFIMPIAVLSTWTAVEDKVKEYMICLLLLETGMLGAFIALDLFLFYIFWEVMLIPMYFIIGIWGGKNRVYAAVKFFVYTMVGSLLMLVALIYLYFLGTKTGITDFSLVHFFSLKIDPATQTWLFLAFAFAFAIKVPMFPLHTWLPDAHTEAPTAGSVILAAILLKMGTYGYIRFAMPLFPEATAQFTPLIAVLSVIGIIYAALVAMVQEDVKKLVAYSSVAHLGYVMLGLFALNEQGLTGGMMQMINHGISTGALFLIVGFIYERRHTRLISDFGGLAKQMPIFTVIFMIVTLSSIAVPGTNGFVGEFLILIGAYESSLRWYAIIATSGVILAAVYMLWMFQRVMFGELDNPKNQKLDDLNAREIAIMVPLIALIFVIGVYPNPFIEKMTPSIKKVIAQTKPQQKPVQVVMPEAQPAMTEPVATPQPAAQPAAH; translated from the coding sequence ATGAGTAACATTCTGAGCCTGATGACGTTTCTGCCGATTGCGGGGGTGCTGCTGCTGCTCTTTATCCCGAAGGAGAGCAAGGGCGTGCTGCGGACGGTAGCATTTCTGACCACTGTCGCCACTTTTGTGGTCTCCCTTCCCGTGCTCACCGGCTTCCAGACGATTGCGGACTTCCAGTTCGTTGAAAATGTGCCCTGGATAGCTGCCGGTCCCTTTGCCATGCGTTACCACGTCGGCATTGACGGTATCACCATCTGGCTGGTCATTCTGACGACCTTCATCATGCCGATTGCAGTCCTGTCCACCTGGACCGCCGTGGAGGACAAGGTCAAGGAGTACATGATCTGTCTGCTGCTGCTCGAAACCGGCATGCTGGGCGCCTTTATTGCGCTGGATCTGTTCCTGTTCTACATTTTCTGGGAAGTCATGCTCATCCCGATGTACTTCATCATCGGCATCTGGGGGGGCAAGAACCGCGTTTACGCTGCGGTCAAGTTCTTCGTCTACACCATGGTCGGATCGCTGCTGATGCTGGTGGCCCTGATCTATCTCTACTTCCTCGGTACAAAGACCGGTATCACTGATTTCAGCCTGGTGCATTTCTTCAGCCTGAAGATTGATCCAGCGACGCAAACCTGGCTGTTCCTGGCATTTGCTTTCGCCTTTGCCATCAAGGTGCCGATGTTCCCGCTGCACACGTGGTTGCCTGATGCTCACACCGAGGCACCTACCGCAGGCTCGGTCATTCTGGCGGCCATTCTGCTGAAGATGGGTACCTACGGCTACATTCGCTTTGCCATGCCGCTCTTTCCGGAGGCAACGGCACAGTTTACACCGCTGATCGCGGTGCTGTCGGTCATTGGTATCATTTACGCGGCACTGGTGGCGATGGTGCAGGAAGATGTCAAAAAACTGGTTGCCTACTCCTCGGTTGCCCACCTGGGCTACGTCATGCTCGGCCTCTTTGCCCTGAATGAGCAGGGACTGACCGGCGGTATGATGCAGATGATCAACCACGGTATTTCGACCGGCGCCCTGTTCCTTATCGTTGGCTTTATCTACGAGCGGCGGCATACCCGCCTGATCAGTGACTTTGGTGGCCTTGCCAAGCAGATGCCGATCTTCACGGTCATCTTCATGATCGTCACGCTGTCGTCCATTGCCGTGCCGGGAACCAACGGATTCGTGGGTGAATTCCTGATCCTGATCGGTGCGTATGAGAGCAGCCTGCGCTGGTACGCCATCATCGCCACCAGCGGCGTCATTCTGGCTGCGGTTTACATGCTCTGGATGTTCCAGCGGGTAATGTTCGGTGAGCTCGATAACCCGAAGAATCAGAAGCTCGATGATCTCAATGCCCGTGAAATCGCCATCATGGTTCCGCTGATTGCCCTGATCTTTGTTATCGGTGTCTATCCCAACCCGTTCATCGAGAAGATGACGCCGTCCATCAAGAAGGTCATCGCCCAGACCAAGCCCCAGCAGAAGCCGGTACAGGTTGTCATGCCCGAGGCACAGCCCGCCATGACGGAGCCGGTCGCAACGCCGCAACCTGCTGCTCAGCCGGCAGCGCACTAG
- a CDS encoding NADH-quinone oxidoreductase subunit J translates to MDISALFFALVSIAAVVSALLVVTCKNPINSALSLILTFFCIATFYVMLQAPFMAVVQVIVYAGAIMVLIVFTIMLLNIRSDANKKSFHNSALGTVIGIMTLLTAGSFLARGKAFELAGPITPNIINQVGHTELIGAVMFTEFILPFEITSILLLSAIVGAVILAKRNLS, encoded by the coding sequence ATGGACATTTCAGCCCTCTTTTTTGCATTGGTCAGTATTGCGGCGGTTGTCTCGGCTCTGCTGGTCGTCACCTGCAAGAACCCGATCAATAGCGCCCTGTCGCTGATCCTGACCTTCTTCTGTATCGCGACCTTCTACGTCATGTTGCAGGCGCCGTTCATGGCCGTCGTTCAGGTCATCGTTTACGCGGGCGCGATCATGGTTCTGATCGTCTTTACCATCATGCTGTTGAACATCAGGTCGGATGCCAACAAGAAGTCGTTCCACAACAGCGCCCTCGGCACGGTCATCGGCATTATGACCCTGTTGACCGCAGGATCGTTCCTTGCCCGTGGCAAGGCATTCGAACTGGCCGGCCCGATTACGCCGAACATCATCAACCAGGTTGGCCATACCGAGTTGATCGGCGCAGTCATGTTCACCGAGTTCATTCTGCCGTTCGAAATCACCTCGATACTGCTGCTGTCTGCCATTGTCGGTGCTGTCATTCTGGCGAAACGAAATCTTTCCTAG
- the nuoK gene encoding NADH-quinone oxidoreductase subunit NuoK, which translates to MDNLSNYLILSAVLFSIGTIGVLVRKNVIVMFMCIELMLNAVNLTFVALSRHLGNLDGQVFVFFIMTVAAAEAAVGLALIIAFFNNRASIDVDDASAMKW; encoded by the coding sequence ATGGATAACCTGTCGAACTATCTGATCCTCAGTGCGGTACTCTTCTCAATCGGTACCATCGGCGTACTGGTGCGCAAAAACGTGATTGTCATGTTTATGTGTATCGAACTGATGCTGAATGCAGTAAACCTCACCTTTGTTGCACTGTCCCGTCATCTCGGCAACCTTGACGGGCAGGTATTTGTCTTCTTCATCATGACGGTTGCCGCTGCCGAGGCAGCGGTCGGTCTGGCGCTGATCATAGCATTTTTCAACAACCGTGCGTCCATTGACGTTGATGATGCCAGCGCGATGAAGTGGTAG